The sequence AATTTTTCAGCTTAACATTGCACTTAAATGAACCCACAAAGCACTGTAACTCCAGCAGGTTTTAATATGGGCAAAAGAGCAGGAGATCAGACATCTGGTGGCAGAAGATAGGGGGATTtcttgttttgggtttggttggggttttttttatctttgtagATTTCAGGGAATAGAAGACCTCTAAAGTACaggaaaattctgttttcccCCAAGAGCCTACAGTACCTACCTTAATTGTTCAGTTTGGTCTGACCTTGAGAGGGGCTAGGTTTCCTCTGCTAAACTGTAAAACAGAGCAGCACTCAAGCAATGCTCCTCACCTCTTTGGTTGCCTAGGGATCCCCACTGCATCCTGCAATACAATTTGACTTTGGCTGCCTGCATCTTTGTCATCCTAACACTGACTGCAACATTCCTGGCACCTGGAGCCCAGAGCACAGCCAAGCTCCCCATCAGCATGGAAAAATACTCCGTAGAACCACCAAATTCCCAGTGCTACTGTGGACTTGCCATTTTTTGAGAAAACTCAAAACTTGAATGGACCAGGCCCTGAGCAATCTGTTTGAAGTTTGCCCTGTTCTGAGCTTGACTGTTGGACTtctagaggtctcttccaacctaaaatTTTCTACATGTTTAAGAAGCATCAGTTTTAAGCAACATCAGCTGGCACATATGTATCAAAACTGTCCTTCCCTTCTTAATCCCAGTGGACATAGAACAGTCTTTTTCAAAGTCTCAGTATTTGTCTTCATAATAGTGAGCAGGGATTTTACTGTCATGGGGGAGGCTAGAACTTGTTGGGCATGGTTAACATTCAAGTTAAAGAACACAGCTTGGAAAGCAAACCCCTAGTATGTGATGGACAAGCAAAAGTACTTGAAATAAATCCTCCATAAATTGTGTTTAGAAGCTGCAGATCCTCAGTTTCCATGACTCAACTGTATTTTTGGACCACCACAAACTCACTATAGTAGAAtaaactattttcttctttcgTCTTGCTgcatatttcatatttacaaTACACTCTAGGAACATAATATGTGCTGCTGAACTGCCATACGGTATCCTGCAAACACAAGAGAAACTTCAATAAAGACAAGGCCAAAAGAAAACTGTCAAATTACACTTTATTTGTATtgacaaaataagcaaaagaaagactttGTGTTCAGAGATACAAATTCATTATTTGCTGACAAAATGCTCATATACCCATGTTGGGTATTTCCACTTTCAAGACAATACTGAGTGGATCTTTAACAGGCAATTCTTCATTATCCTAGGATGAAGAAGAAGAATGCCCATTTCATATGTAAATGTCACATGTTTGTGGCTCAAATTTTACTGCTAAGTTCATGATTGGCAGCAAATAATTATATTTGGcctcaaagaaaaacatatgtAAAACTGTAAGATCATTAAATAATAAGCATTAGCAGCATACCCAAAATACTTCTCATACAAAGAACATTGCACTTGAACACACACAAGCATTTACCCTTATTTACACATTAGAATTTGTATGGAACAGCAAGACTgatatatacagaaaaatagCGGAAACCTTAACAGCCCTAGACAACAGCATATCTAGTGTTGACTCCTTAATTTTTCCATACAGTTTCCCAGGAAGTCTCATGATTTTTTCACTATATACCATTGCATAAAAAATAGACTTTACAAGAAGTTCAGCCCCCAGTTAACACTTCAGAGTATTTCTATGTACTATTAAATGTTCACTGCACTAGGGAGCAAAGGAGTCCAGGTCAGCTCCTTATTAAGAAAGCAGAACTTGACAGGTGCTATCTATTGAAACACTCTGCTTTATCTTATAATAGACACTGAAATCACTTAGCTGTGCAATAATTACCCAGTGAGTTCCAAAGGCAGTTCCCTACCACACAAGATCTCCCACTGTCTTGCAagcaatgaaattaatttctccctGCTTTCTGCACTTGGAATAAAGATGTACCATTGGATTTCCCTGCTCCTACTGCCTTCTTGTTTAGCATTTCCCTTTGGGGCACTATCAGTTTCTCCAAAGTGATCCAGTGTTAAATTCTGCATCAAATCCTGATTCTGAACATCATCAAACACAAATGTAAGGGCCTGTGGATATGTCTGATAACCCATAAGTACTCTATCTAAATCCCGGATTCGTCTTCCATCTGCAAGCTGATATTTATCTCTCTTTGGTGGTTCCTTGGCAAATTCAGGTAGTGGGTAACTGATATAATCTTCATCAAAGAGGAACAAATCAGAGCTGGTTAATATAAGTGTTTTGGGTTGAAGCAAACTAGTGTTTTGGGCAGATCCTTCGACATGATTTACTTGAAATGCCAACACATACAGAAGGATGTTGAGGGACTGAAGATTAGTCGAACCATCCATCTTCTCTGCCACTAGAAAAGCAAGGTCCCCAATTTCCTCTTCATTTGGATAAATAAATTTTACTCTGCTAGAGTGAATCAGTTCATAATTCTCCATTTTTCCTGCAAGAAACATACATTATTTTACTTCCATTTAGTACTATACAATACTTTCTTAATGCATTAGGATAAGCAACAATCTTTGACAGTTGGCTGCGGCTGGAAGAATTCAAGTTTTGTATCTATTCATGTATAGTTTTACTTATATACAATactggaataattttatttggatTGCAGATCTCTACTGAAGTCTCTCTTACATTACCAACATACTTTTCTGCAAACTTCTAACCACATAACTAGTTCAGGGCAATGGCAGAAGAGGTTAAAGGAAATACAGCTAGATTCTCATCAGAGATTATCCACCTCCCTCTACCAGCTacctcctctgcctccttcccactCTCCAGTTCTGAACTCATTGAAAGCATTATCAGATCACTGAACACAAGCAAAATCCCTGCTTCTTttaagcagagagaaaaggcggaaattaaaacaaaaaaaaagaaaaagatgactCTACATTAATTGCTTTTATATCCCTACTTGGATGAGCACATTCCTCTGCTCCATGCTATGTTCTGGAGTGGCACGAGGTGACACTGCATTCCCTTACTGCCTGTAAGTTAAAGTGCTGAAATAAAGCATAGCAAAGCTTGAAGGAAGCATGCCTGGTTTTTTCACATAAATCAATTGGTCTACTAAAAGATTTGACTCCCCATCAAACCTTGCACTTTCTGAGCTTACACAGCTTCTCCTTAAAACAGTAACAATTACAATCATTCTTcaggaaaatgccattttattttgtgcCTTCAACTGGCTTCAAAATTCTAAGCAAAAGAGTTTCACTTGATGTTAGAACTGAACCTAACACACCTTAAAAAAAGCCTAGTTTTCACTTCACTACATTTTCATGGAATGACAGGATTCTTTTATTTGACCAAGTGAGGAAAAATGTAGCCTTCAGACTTTGTTCTTTGATGACTTACAAGACTTTACAGGTGAGGCTGAAACCTACAGTGGGAGCTACACTAGTATACACCCAAAAATACTGTATAGGAAGTGCTGTTTCTGCTGGACTCAAGAAGCCATCACTAACTTCACATGTGCAAGACTTTATATTTAACAATTCTGTTCAGATAAGGCACATGTAAGAAAGTCAGGGAGTTTGGTTAAAGTATCAAAGAGGAAACAATTGATGCGTAAGTTTCCCTCAAATTTTAATCGGTACACTTTGGATGATGCCCTAAGTGCAATGCCTAAACAACTCATGACATGTAGAAAAGACCACTTACCTGTGGTTTTACTCCCAAATTCAGAGTAAAAGTCTTTATCTACTGGTTCAGGTGAAGGTGTGCGTGCCAGCAATGACAGAACTGCCATAAGCTGCTGTATGAAGGTGTGAGTGTTGTAACTGTCTCTTGTCAGGCAGGTGACTATATGATCTGCAGAGTGCCCTGAAGAGAAGACAGAATATAAACCACTCACAAATCTGTATGTGGCATTATCATAATTTCTTCAACCAACATGCAACTGTCACCAAAAAAGATTTCTTGCAAGGATTATTTCTCCTGAAAACATGCATCATTATTCAGAAAGGTTTCAAATCCTTGGAAAAGAATAATAGAATCCTTACAAATACCTCAAAAAATAAAGACCATAATTTCTCTTTACTTAAAATATGATGTACACTTACAATTTAAGTGTTCAACTATTGCTGTAGGGGTTCAACCTTATTATCATCATCTTAATGTTACAATttatcttacagaaaaaaacgCCCTCAGTTTTCTTTGTGAATTTGTTATATGTAAGGTCACTTTAAATCATTTCCACAAAGGAGATTCCCACCACCACTGAGGTCTCAATACAATTAGAAGACATTTTAGAACACAGGAATATGGCTCACATATTGGGAGTATTGGGACTCTAAGGCAAAGCACCAGCCCAGAAACTTGACCCATGttatttccattaaattttAAGTTGACATCATTCCTTTTGTAAGCTTTAAGGACTCATTTTCCATCCAAAAAGTCAACCATCAACTATGCATTTTGCAACATGGACAGTACCTTGATTTTACTCTTTATTGCAAGCCAAAGCCTCAGAACAACAAGAAAGTCTTTAGATTTCCCTTTTGATGTGTCATTAAGacagaagattttttaaaagcatttttgggACAAATTCATTGATATTAAGCTACCCAGTTACATCAATTACAAGATGTTGCAAGACAGTATTATCAGCCTACTGGTACAGCATCACCAGTGTTACattaacttaatttcttttaagaaaaagaagcaacaaaatAATACACTCTTCCATCTcaccaataaaataaatacaggaatTCATCTAAGACAAGGTTAAACAGACAAAATAGAACTGGAAAAACTTAAAGTACAAGATGTTTCTCACCAGTAATTCGGAAGTATTGGTCAAACAGGCCAACATTTACTGACTGCAGGTCATTAAGTTTTAGCACAAAGCAGCAAGAGAGGTGGAAAGAACCATTATCACaatctgagttttctttttgccaaaAATCTGTTGAAAAAAGATGTACAATAagaaagtcaaaataaaataattattcttctttccataagcataatttttatattaaaatcttGTATCACACTTGAAGGAAGAAATTAGGAAGAAGGTGGGAACAGGGGCTAATAATTTCTCAAGCAACAAATACAACCAAATCTCCTTGTTAGCAGCGTTTCCTGATGTAGCCATGACATCACAGATTTAAATCAGCAGATGCATTAACAAACTGCTCACATGAATTGAATGCACATCATGAGTTTCATTACCCTTCACTTAACATTTTGGTTATGAAAGGGCCTTTAGCTGCCCAGGTGACGCTAGGGACTATGAAATGACATCTGACAAAAGCACGGATACAATGGCACATGGAAGGGTCTGTCTGAGAAGCAGCCATGACCCAAGAccctgttttttgaacattaaCAGCCTCATGCGAGTACTCTGCTTATGGCAAACTGTGCCACTATCCCTCAACTAGGTGGTCCAAATAAGAGTATCGGCCAAAACTGGTACTTAAACTGAAGACAAACACACAGACAGGGATCAAGTTGGTAACCTTACTGAAAGGATCAAAATAGCTATCTAACCTGACTGGTGCTCATCAGCATGAATGAAAGAGTCatccaacagaaaataaatagcttttgtTGAGAGAAGCACACAAGCCATCACTTCCACATTGGGAGTCTTGTAAAACAGAACTGAAGACCACATGAGATGTCTCAACTCTTCATTTTCCACCTACGatgtaaattgtattttataaatCACTTATACACCTTGATATTTCAGATAGTTTCATCATCTTAGTGGCAACTTTAGACTACtagaaaaacaatttcaaaatctGAAGCATCTGAACATGCTATAGTCAAAGAGGAGCTTTAAGGTGAACACAATAGCAGTCTACTGAAAATGTCTTGTGTTTgactgagaaaattatttttctgttgtggtcTAATTATTGCTTGTTTTCTGACCAAAactagaaaagagaaaaacattagtGCACAAGACTTTCTAGAACAGATACTGCAGACAAAATTTTCATCAACAGATGAGTAGTGCTCCCAAGGCTCAATAAGTCTATTGAGCCTTCAGATGCTACTGAGGGGTTGGATTCAAAGATCCTTAAGAGAGGACAGAAGCACAGCTTCTGTTCCAACTAGGCATCTTCCCACCTTCCAGCTTCTTGAGCTTACTGTGAATCCTCAAATGAGTGACCTGCTTTTTATCAGCTTCTCCTGGTATAAAAAGAGAAGCACAACTTATAACTTGTGCTTACCTAAAAGATTTGGAAGTGAGatgagggaataaaaaaaagtctctatTCCTCAGTAAGCTTTTCAATTGACACTTGTACTCAGACCACAATGATTTACCACTTAAAAAGCCAAATCATTAATTTAAAGGTAAGATTTGTACTTTGAAATTTGATGTTCCCCACACAGACTATGTGTTATCCAGAAATTAGGTTTATCTGCTCATGTTTCTGGAGTCCCTACAGCCATGTGCATGTTGTGTTGTATTCATGCACCCATATTACACAAAGGAGTCAGGACACTAATTTATTTAGCTAGATACCAtcacaaaaataattccactccagtaattttctttccttttgccactttaaagaaaagagggaCTTTCTCGAAGTAATCATATCTTCAAGACATACTCTAATGTACTCTCCTGTTCTGCATCAAGGATCCTGAAGGCAAAGTATGCCTGGCAGGATCCCAATCGCTGCAGCAGGGACCCCAAAATGGAGTAACACAAACAGGTTTTTGATCAAAATGCTTCCAGGTTTTGCAGAGCTTAACTCTTGTTTTTAGGTTTGATCAGgaaagctcttttaaaaatatcgTCTAGTGCTGAAAGGCCACAAGGCATCTCTTTATACACCTGGGCTAAGCACAATACCTCTGCAATGTTGCCATGAAAAAACTCAACTAGGGCATTTCCTTTCAGCCCAGCCACATACTGCAGAGACAAAGAAACATGAAGGTGAACAGGAATCTGGTTATCTTCTGTGATCTTCTGCATAAGAAATTCAGATGGATATAAAGATGACAGCATCAGATGAGGCTTGCAAAAGCTAGAAGAGACCCAGACAACACAGTGAATCAAAATTTAAGGAAATACACAGCTCTTCCCCtacaaaaatacttcagatGTCATTCAGAAATTAGGAACAGGCAACTTCTATTCTTAATAGTTTACTTTAAATGATTTCTCTTGAGCATAGCTGTCAATCTGGCATGACCTCAGCCTGCAAGCACATGAAATAGGAAGTCTCCTTCcacaagaaaacacattttgtgtTGCaaccataaaacaaaacagaaacaaacaaaaaaggtagACAGGTACAGCCCAGGATAACCATTTACATATACTACAAACTACCAGAATGAAAGAGTACTTCATCAACACAACACTGCAGGCCAAAAACAATTACAATGACAACTGTACAAACACTGGCTAGGCCACATTAACTTCAGCACCATGCAACAGACCTTTTATAGGAATTGTTACCTTGCTGATTGACCATGTCTGTTTGCCTCCACAATGTGATTTCTTACAGCATCTGATTTGTTTGAAGCTTTGAAAATAACAATAGTCTTAACATCCTGCAGGAGCGTCCTTAAAAGACTGTAGATTCTTAGGAAGTGGAATTTCTCATGAGGTAGAACAAACACTGCTGTAACAAATCTGTATCCAACGAGCAACTCCAGCACGTGCCCATCCAAAAATGAACCCTTCTGCTGGATGGAACCATGAGTCGGATGCAACACAAGTGATGCTAACGGAATTCTGTTCAGCTTAAATATACTTTCCAAGTCTTCTGTGCCTACCCGTTTACCTGGCAGTAAACTGAAATCCACTTTTACTATGTACAAATGCTGGGGTGTTAGAAATATCCAGCACGGATGGACCACACAGGGACCCTGATCAGAAGGTTTATACACTGAAGAATAAagtgcagaacagaaaatattttttgaccATTCTTTGTTATTGCCAGCTGACTCTGGTTGATGCAAGATTTTCTGAACATTGGTTTTATTCCCATAAACAAGATATGTTGGGAAACAACCTTTTATTTCAACATCTTCTGCTGAAATGCAATTCAATTCCATAAGCTGACAGAGAAACTCTTGGAGGTTTGCTTTTCCACAGTACAATGTGGAGCTTGGTAACACTGATGTGTAGTGTTGAGAGCAACATGTGTGTAAACAGGAATAAAAGTCTTGAAGATTCTGGGAGTCCGAAACAATAAACAAGCAGTTGTCACTGTTTTTCAGCTTCAGTGTTAAACAGATTTCTGGCAGGAAAAAGCCAAATTCTGTTAGATCAGTATAtggaaaacacagcattaaTTTCAAGGCAGAAGAGATGTGCTGGCAATTTTCTCTCAATTCCTGATGAGGAATCTCAAACACAGCTAGCATATCATCAGTCAAAACTAAACAGGAAGCAAACTGCCTAAGTCCTTTATGAATGTGAATACAAAAACTCCAGAGAATTTTGACTATGTCAACACTCTCCACTGCTATGTTGTCAGATGACTGAGTATCTGAAGTAGTGCTGAACTCAAAAGTCTGATCTCCTTCATGAAGTCCCATTTCAAAATATCCATCTTCTTTATCTGTGGTTCTGGAATCACCTGGAGGACTTCCTTTATTCTCCGTAAAGGAGGGGGGCGATCTTTGCACAGTCTGCACTATCAAGGCAGAAAGGTGCTGGATAAAATCTTGGTTGGTGGCAGTGTATGACATACAATTAAAAGGCAAGATGACTGTGTTACAGGGGTCAGGCACCGCACAGTGTTCTTCCTCTGAATGATCCAAACTTCAAAAGAGATAACAAGCCACAGTAAGTACAAGCTTGAGTTTAAAAACAGTCATATCTACCTACAATTCATGGTGTTGCTTCTCAGAACTTTGAGGTTTACTCTTGTTACTACAGTTAAGTCAGTGTAATTTTGTAAAACATCTTTGTACTGCACACAGTCATTGATGTTAGAGGCTGGTAGTGTGTAATTCTatagaaagtaaaaactaaaatGTTTAACTCATCTTCCATTTCCCAACCCCAACAAGCATATCCTTACAAGTTAAAGCACTTTACAGCTATTGCTGGTTTTGAAACTATCAACTGCATTCCATGATTCAAAGGTTAAAAATACTTTACACCACCATGAAATTGATTTtggttcaaaaaaaaaaaaaaccccaaaaaaaccccaaaccagaggCAGCATAGAATGAAAGAGACTGTTTTGCCTTAAAGGCCAGGTTTAAAAATGCAGCATCCATTGTTATTACCCAAAAGCTAACAAGGTTTAAACCAGAACTTATATATCTAGCTTACCACATATGATGACCACTTCCATACTCTTTGCATGAATCCAATAGAGAGGGAGGTGCctaaggagaagaagaaaacatcaggAAGCTATCAACTACTTACAGCTGCTGTTAGACTTCAGCACACATGAAAAGCAAAGTTAATGTTGGCTCCAGCTTTTTAAAGCTAGCCAACTCGCCGCGAAGTCCTGACTGCTGTACTTGCAGGCAGTTCAACAGCTGTCCTTTGAGGATCCTGAAACACTACCTGTTTACTTTAGGTTGGGCATTCAATTAAGGCAGGAAAAGAATGAACTCTGCTGCTGACTTGAGAACAGATCCAACCTGTGACCCATATACATTTCAGCACACTACAATTTTTTACTGAAGTAAAGCAAGGCAAAAAGGTAAAGGAACTTGACAAAGACCAACTACACTGGTAGCAAAGGAAGAGATTCCCCCAAGTCTTGCTTGAAGCCATGCATATGAAGAATGTTTCCAATACAACAAATGAAATCACAATACAGAAGTTATCAAACAGTAGGAGTTTGAAGGAGACAAATTAAGGCCATTACCTATTGACAGGGACAAGGTTCTTCCACTCTACTAGCAAGAGAATCGCCTTCCAAAAACTGATATTGTAATAAGATAAGATAGAAATCTTACACTTGGTATCTAAGTGGATATTAAATGATGCAATAGTAATCCTGGGTAAACATCTCCAAGTCATGACATAGTGACAACAATTCTCTGCAACTCTGGTAAAACTTGGATTACACATTTAATTTACAAGGTAGACAAACGCCTTCACTCAAATTTGGGGCTACCTCCTTTTCCATTATAAtagctctaaaaataaaaaaaactttgcTATGGATCACTATGATAACATAAGTTTAATATCAGAGATAAGCTTGCAAaaccacttttaaaaataccataacATAAACAGAAGGATGGCAATTACCTGATTTCTACATCTGGACTCTGGTATTTCAAAGCATCTCTGGGGAACTGTATGGTCTGTAGGAGTCGAACCACTGGATTGCAAAAAACTGCTGGCTAGGACTGTTtcttcaca is a genomic window of Pelecanus crispus isolate bPelCri1 chromosome 7, bPelCri1.pri, whole genome shotgun sequence containing:
- the NISCH gene encoding nischarin isoform X1, with translation MEAAAGGEDGEEPPREARVLGSELVETYTVYIIQVSVGSHQWTVKHRYSDFHDLHEKLVSEKKIDKNLLPPKKILGKNSKSLVEKRQKELEVYLQTLLVKFPVTAPKVLSHFLHFHLYEINGITAALAEELFHKGEQLLMAGEVFTIRPLQLYAVTQQLLQGKPTCANGDAKTDLGHILDFTCRLKYLKVTGTGGPFGTSNIQEHLLPFDLSIFKSLHQIEINHCGGKLIKGLTSSKHALATMSVRFSATSMKEILVPEASEFDQWEPEGATSSCPVTAVIPTWRTLTTLDMSHNSISQIDDSVKLIPKIEFLDLSHNGVCLVENLQHLYNLVHLDLSYNKLTSLEGVHTKLGNIKTLNLAGNQLERLCGLNKLYSLVNLDLSNNKVEQIDEVKNIGNLPCLEKVVLSSNPLSIIPDYRTKVLAQFGDRASEVCLDNIVTTEKELDTVEVLKAIQKAKEVKYKLSNSDKKISEDSRLTAASSKSNCSSLTVRPSSPSLPRPVSSSQEIICEETVLASSFLQSSGSTPTDHTVPQRCFEIPESRCRNQAPPSLLDSCKEYGSGHHMCLDHSEEEHCAVPDPCNTVILPFNCMSYTATNQDFIQHLSALIVQTVQRSPPSFTENKGSPPGDSRTTDKEDGYFEMGLHEGDQTFEFSTTSDTQSSDNIAVESVDIVKILWSFCIHIHKGLRQFASCLVLTDDMLAVFEIPHQELRENCQHISSALKLMLCFPYTDLTEFGFFLPEICLTLKLKNSDNCLFIVSDSQNLQDFYSCLHTCCSQHYTSVLPSSTLYCGKANLQEFLCQLMELNCISAEDVEIKGCFPTYLVYGNKTNVQKILHQPESAGNNKEWSKNIFCSALYSSVYKPSDQGPCVVHPCWIFLTPQHLYIVKVDFSLLPGKRVGTEDLESIFKLNRIPLASLVLHPTHGSIQQKGSFLDGHVLELLVGYRFVTAVFVLPHEKFHFLRIYSLLRTLLQDVKTIVIFKASNKSDAVRNHIVEANRHGQSASFCKPHLMLSSLYPSEFLMQKITEDNQIPVHLHVSLSLQYVAGLKGNALVEFFHGNIAEVENEELRHLMWSSVLFYKTPNVEVMACVLLSTKAIYFLLDDSFIHADEHQSDFWQKENSDCDNGSFHLSCCFVLKLNDLQSVNVGLFDQYFRITGHSADHIVTCLTRDSYNTHTFIQQLMAVLSLLARTPSPEPVDKDFYSEFGSKTTGKMENYELIHSSRVKFIYPNEEEIGDLAFLVAEKMDGSTNLQSLNILLYVLAFQVNHVEGSAQNTSLLQPKTLILTSSDLFLFDEDYISYPLPEFAKEPPKRDKYQLADGRRIRDLDRVLMGYQTYPQALTFVFDDVQNQDLMQNLTLDHFGETDSAPKGNAKQEGSRSREIQWYIFIPSAESREKLISLLARQWEILCGRELPLELTG